From Myxococcus stipitatus, a single genomic window includes:
- the tnpA gene encoding IS66 family insertion sequence element accessory protein TnpA, translated as MRRPNPDEWPKLLEEFEASGLQQKEFVAKHDLSLGTLQHWLYKKRKKRGLRASDLAAESVAAILPLEVVASPAPQARERFFEVATVGGMVLRFPVGADAAYVARLLAALGAGTAAST; from the coding sequence ATGCGACGACCCAATCCAGATGAGTGGCCGAAGTTGCTGGAGGAGTTCGAGGCAAGTGGGCTGCAGCAGAAGGAGTTCGTGGCCAAGCACGACCTGTCCTTGGGCACGCTGCAGCACTGGCTCTACAAGAAGCGCAAGAAGCGGGGCCTCCGGGCGTCCGACTTGGCCGCCGAATCAGTCGCCGCCATCCTCCCGCTGGAAGTTGTAGCGTCGCCCGCGCCGCAGGCGCGGGAGCGCTTCTTCGAGGTCGCCACCGTGGGCGGCATGGTGCTGCGCTTCCCGGTGGGCGCGGACGCGGCCTACGTCGCGCGGCTCCTCGCGGCCCTCGGGGCAGGCACGGCGGCGAGCACCTGA